In the Candidatus Eisenbacteria bacterium genome, ACTCGCCCCAAGCGTCCTCGATCGCCTGGCGCGACAACGCCGCGATGATCGGCAGAATCAGCACCGTCTGCGCGATCACCATCGCCGACGGCGTGAACAGAATCCCGAAGGAACCGAGCGGACCGGCGCGCGAGAGAAGCAGATAGATAACCAGCCCCACGACGACGGGCGGCAGGCCCATCAGCGCGTTCAGGAGAACGATGAGCGTCCGACGGCCCGGGAAGCGGCCGACGGCGATGGCGGCGCCCAAGGGGAAACCCAGCAGCGCGGCGATCGCGACCGCGGTGAGGCTCACGCTCAGACTCAAGAGCACGATCTCGACGAGCTTGGGATCGAGATCGACCAGCAGCCTCAGGGCCGTACCGAACGCTTCGGACACGAACGCTCCAACCTCCCGCAAGTGGGCGATCTACGACCGGATGATAGGAGCCCCGCGTATTTGCTCAAATATGCACTCGTGTGCATAAATGATCTGCTGTCTGCTGTTACCGACGGAATTTGCTATATTTTCCAACTTCTCTTGGTTCTGATTGCATTAGCATGATC is a window encoding:
- a CDS encoding ABC transporter permease, whose product is MSEAFGTALRLLVDLDPKLVEIVLLSLSVSLTAVAIAALLGFPLGAAIAVGRFPGRRTLIVLLNALMGLPPVVVGLVIYLLLSRAGPLGSFGILFTPSAMVIAQTVLILPIIAALSRQAIEDAWGE